In Streptomyces violaceusniger Tu 4113, one DNA window encodes the following:
- a CDS encoding 50S ribosomal protein L11 methyltransferase — protein MPRSFLAELAAPGCKVPVRACELESSPVWLFASIGEYPVYDEVAYDAMIKDERRMGAYHDAVRRYAPGRTVLDIGTGQDAVWALAAARAGARHVWAVEVIPESARIARENIKKAGFADRITVVEGLSTEIELPEPVDMCVSEIIGTLAGSEGAGSVLRDARERLVKPGGVLIPHRGATAAVALDLESATLGEPPAFPTFVLRYVEEVFASVGRPFDLRVVIEGVQDDPKVRERSYMSGAAEVEPLEFNGKLRPEGVDGAELTFTREGRFSGLALGMRLWVAEDDEPIDSLVQPSSWTPVYAPLSEEGLPVRPGDRFEFEFTTTMSDDGVHPDYALVGRLHRASGPAVPLSWSSTHHGDGFRETPFYRSLFPAP, from the coding sequence ATGCCGCGTTCCTTCCTCGCAGAGTTAGCCGCACCGGGGTGCAAGGTGCCGGTGCGGGCGTGCGAATTGGAGTCGAGTCCGGTGTGGCTGTTCGCTTCGATCGGCGAGTATCCGGTGTACGACGAGGTCGCCTACGACGCGATGATCAAGGACGAGCGTCGGATGGGCGCGTACCACGACGCCGTCCGGCGCTACGCACCCGGCCGGACGGTGCTCGACATCGGCACGGGGCAGGACGCGGTGTGGGCGCTGGCCGCCGCCCGCGCCGGAGCGCGACACGTATGGGCCGTGGAGGTCATCCCGGAGTCCGCGCGGATCGCCCGGGAGAACATCAAGAAGGCCGGTTTCGCCGACCGGATCACGGTGGTGGAGGGGCTGTCCACCGAGATCGAGCTGCCCGAGCCCGTCGATATGTGCGTCTCCGAGATCATCGGCACGCTCGCCGGCTCGGAAGGGGCGGGGTCCGTCCTGCGGGACGCGCGGGAGCGCCTGGTGAAGCCCGGTGGGGTGCTCATCCCGCACCGCGGCGCCACCGCCGCCGTCGCCCTGGACCTGGAGAGCGCGACGCTCGGCGAACCGCCCGCCTTTCCAACCTTCGTCCTCCGTTACGTGGAGGAGGTGTTCGCCTCGGTGGGCCGCCCCTTCGACCTGCGGGTGGTCATCGAGGGGGTGCAGGACGACCCGAAGGTGCGGGAGCGGTCGTACATGTCCGGGGCCGCCGAAGTGGAGCCGCTGGAGTTCAACGGCAAGCTGCGGCCGGAGGGCGTCGACGGCGCCGAGCTGACGTTCACCCGGGAGGGCCGCTTCTCCGGGCTCGCGCTCGGCATGCGTCTGTGGGTGGCCGAGGACGACGAACCGATCGACTCACTGGTCCAGCCGAGCAGTTGGACCCCGGTCTACGCACCGCTGTCGGAGGAGGGCCTGCCGGTGCGGCCGGGCGACCGGTTCGAGTTCGAGTTCACCACGACGATGAGCGACGACGGCGTACACCCCGACTACGCGCTCGTCGGCCGGCTTCACCGGGCCAGTGGCCCGGCGGTGCCCCTGAGCTGGAGCTCCACGCACCACGGGGACGGTTTCCGCGAGACGCCCTTCTATCGCTCGCTGTTCCCCGCCCCCTGA
- a CDS encoding alpha/beta fold hydrolase gives MLTAHYASSRFGQLHYVECGEGEPVLLLHQTPRSWTEYRDVLPLVGATHRAIAMDTVGYGASAKPADDQSIEMFADGVEDLVAGLGLESFHLVGHHTGGVIAVEVAARLGSRVRSLVLSATPFITPEKRARAAWKRPVDWVQPKPDGSHLMELWNRRRHFYKPGQEAALNRFMADAVRVLDRAEDGHIAVRLFAMDERLPRITAPATVICGQDDDPSMPSFEPMVNALSATGHIVPGAGVPFPEQRPEEFARLVLDAVASAGAADR, from the coding sequence ATGCTGACCGCCCACTACGCCTCCAGCCGCTTCGGCCAGCTGCACTACGTCGAGTGCGGCGAGGGCGAGCCGGTGCTGCTGCTCCACCAGACCCCGCGCTCATGGACCGAGTACCGCGATGTGCTTCCGCTGGTCGGCGCCACTCACCGAGCGATCGCGATGGACACCGTCGGCTACGGGGCCTCGGCGAAACCCGCGGACGATCAGAGCATCGAGATGTTCGCCGACGGGGTCGAGGACCTGGTGGCCGGGCTGGGGCTGGAGTCGTTCCATCTGGTCGGCCACCACACCGGCGGAGTGATCGCGGTGGAGGTGGCGGCGCGCCTGGGCTCCCGGGTGCGGAGCCTGGTGCTCTCCGCGACCCCGTTCATCACCCCGGAGAAGCGCGCCCGAGCGGCGTGGAAGCGCCCGGTCGACTGGGTGCAGCCGAAACCGGACGGCTCCCACCTCATGGAACTGTGGAACCGTCGGAGGCACTTCTACAAGCCGGGGCAGGAGGCCGCGCTCAACCGGTTCATGGCCGACGCCGTGCGGGTGCTGGACCGGGCGGAGGACGGCCACATCGCCGTTCGGCTGTTCGCGATGGACGAGCGGCTGCCGCGGATCACCGCCCCGGCCACGGTCATCTGTGGACAGGACGACGATCCGTCGATGCCCAGCTTCGAGCCCATGGTGAACGCCCTGTCCGCCACGGGGCACATCGTGCCCGGGGCAGGTGTGCCGTTCCCCGAACAGCGGCCGGAGGAGTTCGCCAGGCTGGTGCTGGACGCCGTCGCATCCGCCGGGGCGGCGGACCGCTGA
- the mhpD gene encoding 2-keto-4-pentenoate hydratase: MPNVPDRVPTDAFPGAVVKAADALAEAARGGTACPPVRTLLDDGDIEAAYAVQRLNLQREQATGRRIVGRKIGLTSLAVQRQLGVDQPDFGALFADMAVPEGGEVAAGRLLQPKVEAEVALVLGSDLPHARCTVVDLLRATEFALPALEIVDSRVRDWDISIVDTVADNASCGMYVLGAFPVPLTGVNLRSVQMSMTRNGEMVSEGTGADCLGGPLNAAVWLASALAERGDPLRAGDLVLTGALGPMVPAAPGDVFQARISNLGAVGVGFAAEGDNR; this comes from the coding sequence GTGCCGAATGTGCCCGACCGCGTCCCGACGGACGCCTTCCCCGGGGCCGTGGTCAAGGCCGCCGACGCACTGGCGGAGGCCGCCCGCGGCGGGACCGCCTGCCCGCCGGTGCGCACGCTCTTGGACGACGGCGACATCGAGGCCGCCTACGCGGTGCAGCGGCTGAACCTGCAACGCGAGCAGGCCACCGGCCGCCGCATCGTCGGCCGGAAGATCGGTTTGACGTCGCTCGCCGTGCAGCGCCAACTCGGCGTGGACCAGCCGGACTTCGGCGCCCTGTTCGCGGACATGGCCGTGCCGGAGGGCGGTGAGGTGGCCGCCGGGCGGCTGCTCCAGCCCAAGGTGGAGGCCGAGGTGGCGCTCGTGCTCGGCAGCGACCTGCCGCACGCCCGGTGCACCGTCGTCGACCTGCTGCGCGCCACCGAGTTCGCACTCCCCGCGCTGGAGATCGTCGACAGCCGGGTGCGGGACTGGGACATCTCCATCGTCGACACCGTCGCCGACAACGCCTCCTGCGGGATGTACGTCCTCGGCGCCTTCCCGGTGCCGCTGACCGGGGTCAACCTACGCTCCGTACAGATGAGCATGACCCGCAACGGCGAGATGGTCTCCGAGGGGACCGGCGCCGACTGCCTCGGCGGCCCCCTCAACGCGGCCGTCTGGCTGGCCTCGGCCCTCGCCGAGCGGGGCGACCCGCTGCGGGCGGGCGACCTCGTCCTGACCGGGGCCCTGGGACCGATGGTCCCGGCGGCCCCGGGCGATGTGTTCCAAGCCCGTATCTCGAACCTGGGCGCCGTAGGAGTCGGGTTCGCCGCGGAAGGAGACAACCGGTGA
- a CDS encoding acetaldehyde dehydrogenase (acetylating) codes for MSSETNTRTKVAIIGSGNIGTDLLIKVLRLSGTLEIAAMAGIDPDSDGLARARRLKVATTHEGVDGLVKLDEFADVDIVFDATSAGAHKRHEEVLRPLGRTLVDLTPAAIGPYVVPPVNGDAHLGAPNVNMVTCGGQATIPIVAAVGAVTPVHYGEIVASISSRSAGPGTRANIDEFTETTASAIERVGGAARGKAIIILNPAEPPLIMRDTVHCLVSGCDTEEVTASVEEMVGRVQAYVPGYRLKQKVQFDQVSAEAPLRSLLPAEAARADAVKVSVFLEVEGAAHYLPAYAGNLDIMTSAALRTAERLAAHRSGEEAAR; via the coding sequence GTGAGCAGCGAGACGAACACCCGCACCAAGGTGGCGATCATCGGGTCCGGCAACATCGGCACCGACCTCCTGATCAAGGTGCTGCGGCTCTCCGGCACCCTGGAGATCGCCGCGATGGCCGGCATCGACCCCGACTCCGACGGGCTGGCCCGCGCCCGCCGGCTGAAGGTGGCCACCACCCACGAGGGCGTGGACGGGCTGGTGAAGCTGGACGAGTTCGCGGACGTGGACATCGTCTTCGACGCGACCTCCGCCGGTGCCCACAAGCGCCACGAGGAGGTGCTGCGCCCCCTCGGCCGCACCCTCGTCGACCTCACCCCGGCGGCCATCGGCCCCTATGTGGTGCCCCCGGTCAACGGCGACGCCCACCTCGGCGCGCCGAACGTCAACATGGTCACCTGCGGCGGCCAGGCCACGATCCCGATCGTGGCCGCGGTGGGCGCGGTCACCCCCGTCCACTACGGGGAGATCGTCGCGTCCATCTCCTCCCGCTCCGCGGGCCCCGGCACCCGGGCGAACATCGACGAGTTCACCGAGACCACCGCCTCCGCCATCGAGCGTGTCGGTGGCGCCGCCCGCGGCAAGGCCATCATCATCCTCAACCCGGCCGAGCCGCCGCTGATCATGCGGGACACCGTGCACTGCCTGGTCTCCGGCTGCGACACCGAGGAGGTCACCGCCTCCGTCGAGGAGATGGTCGGCCGGGTCCAGGCGTATGTGCCCGGATACCGCCTCAAGCAGAAGGTGCAGTTCGACCAGGTGAGCGCCGAGGCCCCGCTGCGCTCGCTGCTGCCCGCCGAGGCCGCGCGCGCCGACGCGGTGAAGGTCTCGGTCTTCCTCGAGGTCGAGGGCGCCGCCCACTACCTCCCGGCCTACGCCGGAAACCTCGACATCATGACCTCGGCCGCGCTGCGCACCGCGGAGCGCCT